In Nitrospirota bacterium, the following are encoded in one genomic region:
- a CDS encoding energy-coupling factor transporter transmembrane component T has protein sequence MSQFFLYVDRDSWLHRLDPRTKVLSLLGLFTVALLFTDPRYLAVAAGPALLTLAAAGALGPLRKLTPLLLLLFLYCSLLWPFFVAGRTPLVSLAGHPFTREALAFGVGMGLRLDLMLLGGLLLLATTTIEEFTLALQRLGLPGPMGFALSLAFRWAPSLIGSASQTVQAQRSRGLDLSAGHLLARIRHYVPLLIPMIGHSLRQTGLLAMALESKGYGPAAYQRTYLELRLRAADYLALTVVGIVVAVCLWLRWTGHGMIEVRF, from the coding sequence ATGAGCCAATTCTTCCTCTACGTGGACCGCGACTCCTGGCTGCACCGGCTGGACCCGCGGACGAAGGTCCTCTCGCTGCTCGGCCTCTTCACGGTCGCGCTGCTCTTCACGGATCCCCGGTACCTGGCCGTCGCCGCCGGCCCGGCCCTGCTGACCCTCGCCGCGGCCGGCGCCCTCGGCCCTCTCCGGAAGCTGACCCCCCTGCTCCTCCTGCTGTTCCTCTACTGCTCGCTCCTGTGGCCCTTCTTCGTCGCGGGCCGGACGCCGCTCGTCTCCCTGGCCGGCCATCCGTTCACGCGCGAAGCCCTGGCCTTCGGCGTCGGGATGGGCCTGCGGCTGGACCTGATGCTGCTCGGCGGGCTCCTGCTCCTCGCCACCACGACGATCGAGGAATTCACCCTGGCCTTGCAGCGGCTGGGCCTGCCGGGTCCGATGGGCTTCGCCCTCTCGCTGGCCTTCCGCTGGGCGCCCAGCCTGATCGGCTCGGCCAGCCAGACCGTCCAGGCCCAGCGGTCGCGCGGGCTGGACCTGTCGGCCGGGCACCTCCTGGCCCGGATCAGGCACTACGTGCCGCTGCTGATCCCGATGATCGGCCACAGTCTGCGGCAGACCGGGCTCCTGGCCATGGCGCTGGAATCCAAGGGCTACGGCCCGGCCGCCTACCAGCGGACCTATCTGGAGCTGCGTCTGCGAGCCGCCGACTACCTGGCCTTGACGGTGGTGGGGATCGTCGTCGCCGTTTGCCTCTGGCTCCGTTGGACCGGCCATGGCATGATTGAGGTCCGTTTCTAG
- a CDS encoding DUF1761 domain-containing protein: MQNKVYWSAVGAYVLCTFLIAAPWHLVFFKPLYDELAIFTRKEPLIPLGLVSMLMQGLVLSYLYPLFAQGRHSLKTGAAFGLLMGVLLASSAVFAEAGKQNVTSLSTWLALESSYYLFQFTVVGAVIGSIYARGEPAHGLR; this comes from the coding sequence ATGCAGAACAAAGTCTATTGGTCGGCGGTGGGCGCCTACGTTCTCTGCACCTTCCTGATTGCCGCGCCTTGGCACCTGGTGTTCTTCAAACCGCTGTACGACGAGCTGGCCATCTTCACGCGGAAGGAGCCGCTGATCCCGCTCGGCCTCGTCTCGATGCTGATGCAGGGGCTCGTCCTGAGCTATCTGTATCCCCTCTTTGCCCAAGGCCGGCACTCGCTCAAAACTGGCGCCGCCTTCGGCCTGCTCATGGGCGTGCTGCTGGCCAGTTCCGCGGTTTTTGCCGAAGCGGGAAAACAGAACGTCACGTCGCTCTCGACCTGGCTGGCGCTCGAAAGCTCGTACTACCTCTTCCAGTTCACCGTGGTGGGCGCCGTCATCGGCAGCATTTACGCAAGAGGAGAACCGGCTCATGGCCTACGATGA
- a CDS encoding glycosyl hydrolase — translation MTIQKPATGPVALLIGTRKGAFIVRGDKARRTWKLSAPIFLGHIVHHLVQDPRDGRTMLMAARTGHLGPTIFRSTDFGRTWKEAKKPPAFPKVPEGQNGRVVDHVFWLTPGHVSEPNAWYAGTSPQGLFRSDDGGVTWQPFSPINDDPQYREWMGTVQDGTPDGPKLHSILVDPRDPAHLYFGMSGGGVHESGDGGKTFRTLLAGLDVVEGFDRSTPTFHDPHCIRLCPTNPDRLYQQNHCGIYRLDRPSNEWVRIGKNMPKQIGDVGFPMVVHPRDPDTAWVFPMDGGTVWPRVSPGGKPAAYVTKNAGKSWTRQDQGFPRSNAWWTVKRQAMTADAHEPVGLYLGTTSGEVWASRTGGASWTCLARHLPEIYSVEAAER, via the coding sequence ATGACCATACAGAAGCCTGCGACCGGTCCCGTGGCCCTGCTGATCGGGACACGGAAAGGAGCGTTCATCGTACGTGGCGACAAGGCCCGCCGGACCTGGAAGCTGTCGGCGCCGATCTTCCTCGGCCACATCGTGCACCACCTGGTGCAGGACCCGCGCGATGGGCGCACGATGCTCATGGCCGCCCGCACCGGCCACCTGGGGCCGACCATCTTTCGATCCACCGACTTCGGCCGGACTTGGAAGGAAGCCAAGAAGCCGCCCGCCTTTCCCAAAGTCCCCGAGGGGCAAAACGGCCGCGTCGTCGATCACGTCTTCTGGCTGACGCCGGGACACGTGAGCGAGCCGAACGCGTGGTATGCGGGCACCTCGCCGCAAGGGCTCTTCCGTTCCGATGACGGCGGCGTCACGTGGCAGCCGTTTTCCCCCATCAACGACGATCCGCAATACCGTGAGTGGATGGGCACCGTGCAGGACGGCACGCCGGACGGGCCGAAGCTGCACTCGATCCTCGTGGACCCGCGCGATCCCGCGCACCTCTACTTCGGCATGTCCGGGGGCGGCGTGCACGAATCCGGCGACGGAGGGAAGACATTCAGAACGCTCCTTGCAGGACTTGATGTCGTCGAGGGCTTCGACCGGTCCACTCCGACGTTCCACGACCCCCATTGCATCCGGCTCTGTCCGACGAATCCTGACCGGCTGTACCAGCAGAATCATTGCGGCATCTACCGGCTCGATCGGCCATCAAACGAATGGGTACGGATCGGCAAGAACATGCCGAAGCAGATCGGCGACGTCGGGTTTCCCATGGTGGTCCACCCGCGCGATCCCGACACCGCCTGGGTCTTTCCGATGGACGGCGGCACCGTGTGGCCGCGCGTGAGTCCCGGAGGGAAACCGGCCGCCTACGTCACGAAGAACGCCGGGAAGAGTTGGACGAGGCAGGACCAGGGCTTTCCCCGATCGAATGCCTGGTGGACCGTGAAGCGCCAGGCCATGACCGCCGACGCGCACGAACCGGTCGGGCTCTATCTCGGCACGACCAGCGGCGAGGTCTGGGCGAGCCGAACGGGCGGCGCAAGTTGGACCTGCCTGGCCCGGCACCTGCCCGAGATCTATTCGGTCGAGGCGGCCGAGCGGTGA
- a CDS encoding cytochrome ubiquinol oxidase subunit I: MASALLYDRLQFAVTATFHYLFPQLTMGLALLLFYLRSRALRAGDPLHHQAARFWTRIFALSFAFGVVTGIPLEFQFGTNWAKFSNFAGGVIGQTLAMEGLFAFFLESSFLGLLLFGERFGPRVQWFASLMLLLGSWLSGYFILATNAWMQHPVAYTTAPDGRLFVTSLSGLLANPWLLWQFTHNMTASVVTASFVMAALGALYLLAGRHGEQARLFLRTGVVAGAIGSALLIFPTGHGNARQVFAHQPAKGAAFEGLFRTERGAALLLVGQPNMETLTIDNPVAVPDALSILLYDELYAQVKGLDAFPREDWPDNVPLLYYSYHIMAGLGTILAGVMALALLLLWRGRLFAASWMLWALLLAAPFPYVATTAGWMTAELGRQPWLVYGLMRTAEGASPLVHSGNALFTLIGFLGLYLLLGLLFLFLVAETVRQGPAPAEREPSRPAAPIGY, from the coding sequence ATGGCCAGCGCGCTGCTCTATGACCGGCTCCAGTTCGCGGTCACCGCCACCTTCCACTACCTTTTCCCCCAGCTCACCATGGGCCTGGCCCTGCTGCTCTTTTACCTGCGCAGCCGGGCCCTGCGGGCCGGCGATCCCCTCCATCACCAGGCCGCACGCTTCTGGACCAGGATCTTCGCCCTCAGCTTCGCCTTCGGGGTCGTCACGGGCATTCCGCTGGAGTTCCAGTTCGGCACCAACTGGGCCAAATTCTCCAACTTCGCGGGCGGGGTCATCGGCCAGACCCTGGCCATGGAGGGGCTGTTCGCCTTCTTCCTGGAATCCTCGTTCCTCGGCCTGCTCCTGTTCGGCGAGCGGTTCGGCCCGCGCGTTCAGTGGTTCGCCTCGTTGATGCTCCTGCTCGGCTCCTGGCTGTCCGGCTACTTCATCCTGGCCACGAACGCCTGGATGCAGCATCCGGTGGCCTACACGACGGCCCCGGACGGCCGCCTGTTCGTGACGAGCCTCTCCGGCCTGCTCGCCAACCCCTGGCTCCTTTGGCAGTTCACCCACAACATGACCGCCTCGGTCGTCACCGCGTCGTTCGTGATGGCGGCGCTCGGGGCGCTCTACCTGCTGGCGGGCCGGCACGGGGAGCAGGCCCGCCTGTTCCTCCGGACCGGCGTGGTCGCCGGCGCGATCGGCTCAGCCCTCCTCATCTTTCCGACCGGCCACGGCAACGCCCGGCAGGTCTTCGCGCACCAGCCGGCGAAGGGCGCGGCGTTCGAGGGACTCTTCCGGACCGAGCGGGGGGCCGCCCTGCTCCTGGTCGGCCAGCCCAACATGGAGACGCTGACGATTGACAACCCCGTCGCCGTGCCGGACGCCCTCAGCATCCTCCTCTACGACGAGCTGTACGCCCAGGTGAAGGGCCTCGATGCGTTCCCGCGGGAGGACTGGCCCGACAACGTGCCGCTGCTCTACTACTCGTACCACATCATGGCCGGGCTGGGGACGATCCTCGCCGGCGTCATGGCCCTGGCGCTGCTGCTGCTCTGGCGCGGGCGCCTGTTCGCCGCCTCCTGGATGCTCTGGGCCCTGCTGCTGGCCGCGCCGTTCCCCTACGTCGCCACCACCGCCGGCTGGATGACGGCGGAGCTGGGCCGCCAGCCCTGGCTCGTCTACGGCCTGATGCGCACCGCCGAGGGCGCCTCCCCGCTCGTGCACTCGGGCAACGCGCTGTTCACGCTGATCGGGTTTCTCGGCCTGTACCTGCTGCTCGGCCTGCTCTTTCTGTTCCTGGTTGCGGAAACCGTCCGGCAAGGGCCCGCTCCGGCCGAGCGGGAGCCGTCCCGGCCAGCGGCACCAATTGGGTATTGA
- a CDS encoding glutathione S-transferase family protein: MTVKAQFPDEQTSEGEFERQRDAFRGWVTADGSSGHPAVRGRYHLYVSWACPWAHRTIIVRKLKKLEDVIGMTVVDPVRDERGWAFREGPGHSTDPVNGFRFLSEAYRATDPNFRGRVTVPVLWDKETKRIVSNSDDDLMRMFNREWNRFTDSRLDLCPEALRQEIDELNRFVYENVNDGVYRAGFATSQQVYERAVRRLFDALDQLDARLRDRRYLFGSQFVETDWRLFVTLVRFDAVYHGHFKCNVRRIADYPNLFGYLKDLYQHDGIADTVNFDHIKRHYYVTHADINPTRIVPLGPDQDLRAPHGRERLT, encoded by the coding sequence ATGACCGTCAAGGCGCAATTCCCGGACGAGCAAACCAGCGAGGGCGAGTTCGAGCGGCAGCGGGACGCCTTCCGCGGCTGGGTCACGGCGGACGGCAGCTCCGGCCATCCCGCCGTCCGAGGGCGCTACCACCTGTACGTGTCCTGGGCCTGCCCCTGGGCGCACCGCACGATCATCGTGCGGAAGCTCAAGAAGCTGGAAGACGTGATCGGCATGACGGTCGTGGACCCGGTCCGCGACGAGCGCGGGTGGGCCTTCCGCGAGGGGCCCGGCCATTCGACCGATCCCGTCAACGGGTTCCGCTTCCTCTCCGAGGCTTACCGGGCGACCGACCCGAACTTCAGGGGTCGGGTCACGGTGCCCGTCCTGTGGGACAAGGAGACGAAGCGCATCGTCAGCAACTCCGACGACGACCTCATGCGCATGTTCAACCGCGAGTGGAACCGGTTCACCGACAGCCGGCTGGATCTGTGTCCGGAGGCGCTGCGGCAGGAGATCGACGAGCTCAACCGGTTCGTCTACGAGAACGTGAACGACGGGGTCTATCGGGCGGGCTTCGCCACGTCGCAGCAGGTCTACGAGCGGGCGGTGCGGCGGCTCTTCGACGCCCTGGACCAGCTCGACGCGCGCCTCCGGGATCGGCGCTACCTCTTCGGGTCACAGTTCGTCGAGACGGACTGGCGCCTGTTCGTGACGCTCGTCCGGTTCGACGCCGTGTACCACGGGCACTTCAAATGCAACGTCCGGCGGATCGCGGACTACCCCAACCTCTTCGGCTACCTCAAGGACCTCTACCAGCACGACGGGATCGCCGACACGGTGAATTTCGACCACATCAAGCGGCACTACTACGTCACCCACGCGGACATCAACCCCACCCGCATCGTCCCCCTGGGCCCGGACCAGGACCTGCGCGCCCCGCACGGCCGCGAGCGGCTGACGTAA
- a CDS encoding TfoX/Sxy family protein, with product MAYDERLAARVRATLMGRSALVEKKMFGGLAFLSRGKMFAGILKRDLVVRVGPEANVQALKEPHTRPMDFTGRPMKGYIYVSPAGTKSAAQLRKWLAKGLDFAASLPTAEPRARRRGSRSQR from the coding sequence ATGGCCTACGATGAACGGCTGGCGGCGCGCGTGCGGGCGACGCTCATGGGGCGGTCCGCGCTGGTCGAGAAAAAGATGTTCGGCGGCCTCGCCTTCCTGTCGCGAGGCAAGATGTTTGCCGGCATTCTCAAGCGCGATCTGGTCGTGCGTGTGGGGCCCGAAGCCAACGTTCAGGCGCTGAAGGAGCCGCACACCAGGCCGATGGATTTCACCGGACGACCCATGAAGGGCTATATCTACGTGAGCCCAGCCGGAACCAAGAGCGCCGCGCAATTGCGGAAATGGCTCGCGAAGGGGTTGGACTTCGCAGCGAGCTTGCCAACGGCCGAGCCCCGCGCTCGCCGGCGCGGGTCCCGGTCACAGCGATGA
- a CDS encoding MoaD/ThiS family protein, protein MTVHIPSALRSYTGQKNEVEAEGRTLAEVLSALDRRCPGLRFRIVTEQDTIRPHIRIFVNEQQAWDLTTPLRPDDQIHIVCALSGG, encoded by the coding sequence GTGACGGTCCACATCCCGAGCGCGCTTCGTTCTTACACCGGGCAGAAGAACGAAGTGGAGGCCGAAGGCCGGACCCTGGCCGAAGTCCTGTCGGCATTGGATCGGCGCTGCCCCGGCCTGCGCTTCCGCATCGTCACGGAGCAGGACACGATTCGGCCGCACATCAGGATTTTCGTCAACGAGCAGCAGGCTTGGGACCTGACGACGCCGCTTCGTCCGGACGACCAGATCCACATCGTCTGCGCGCTGAGCGGAGGCTGA
- a CDS encoding methyltransferase domain-containing protein, protein MRRTPFRSVCVVSILIGLWLAGCAELAYRHMNDPGRDAWQKPREVIETLHIQPGSRVADVGAGGGYFTWYLADATGPRGTVYAVDINETALDILTKEMRSRGITNVTPIRVEPNDAKLPEPVDLVFNCDTYHHMDDRVAYFRSLTRYLKSDGRVAILDFHPRGFVSGLLGHGTAKEEVRREMEAAGYRLVGDFNIVDSQHFQLFSRKEP, encoded by the coding sequence ATGAGAAGGACGCCGTTCAGGAGTGTCTGCGTCGTCTCGATTCTCATCGGTCTGTGGCTCGCCGGCTGCGCCGAACTGGCGTATCGGCACATGAACGATCCCGGTCGGGACGCCTGGCAAAAGCCCAGGGAGGTCATCGAGACGCTCCACATCCAGCCGGGCTCGCGAGTGGCGGATGTAGGGGCCGGCGGCGGGTACTTCACCTGGTATCTGGCCGACGCGACCGGGCCACGAGGGACGGTGTACGCGGTTGACATCAATGAGACCGCCTTGGACATCCTCACGAAGGAAATGAGGTCACGGGGGATCACCAACGTGACGCCGATCCGCGTTGAACCCAACGACGCGAAGCTCCCCGAGCCGGTGGATCTCGTGTTTAACTGCGACACCTACCACCACATGGATGATCGCGTGGCGTATTTCCGGTCATTGACCCGGTATCTCAAGTCCGATGGACGCGTGGCCATTCTGGACTTCCATCCCCGGGGATTCGTTTCCGGGCTGCTCGGCCACGGGACGGCAAAGGAAGAAGTCCGGCGCGAGATGGAAGCGGCGGGGTATCGGCTTGTGGGCGATTTCAACATCGTCGACAGCCAACATTTCCAGCTCTTCTCGCGGAAGGAACCCTGA
- the soxC gene encoding sulfite dehydrogenase has product MSPTESPANPDRPERKPGLKRRTFLTGAASLAGLAAAKLWLTPQSAEAAKPKSPTVPDDPTKVPGSPPTPYGQRSAFERTVRLVVPSHSLTPLQDLHGVVTPSSLHFERHHNGVPLIDPARHRLLVHGLVERPTVFTVEDLQRFPSVSRLAFIECSGNSGSEWEGQGGASAQEIHGLFSTSEWTGVPLALVLREVGTRPEAAWMLAEGSDAGAMTRSIPLAAALDEALLCYAQNGEPLRPEQGYPLRLLIPGWEGNACIKWLRRLKLGAEPFMTRDETARYTDLMPDGKARQFTLVMEAKSLITSPSGGQRIRPGFVEIRGLAWSGRGRVTSVEVSTDGGRTWQPASLLEPVLPKCTTAFRLPWRWDGRETILQSRCTDETGYVQPTRRALVAVRGVHSGYHYNGIQSWKVGADGRLSNVHL; this is encoded by the coding sequence ATGTCGCCGACCGAGTCACCTGCCAACCCGGACAGACCCGAACGGAAGCCAGGCCTCAAGCGCCGGACGTTCCTGACCGGTGCCGCCTCCCTGGCCGGACTGGCCGCCGCGAAACTGTGGCTCACGCCCCAATCCGCTGAGGCGGCCAAGCCGAAATCGCCGACCGTGCCGGACGACCCCACGAAGGTGCCCGGCTCCCCTCCCACCCCCTACGGACAGAGGTCGGCCTTCGAGCGGACCGTGCGCCTGGTCGTCCCCTCCCACTCCCTCACGCCGCTCCAGGACCTGCACGGCGTCGTGACGCCCTCGTCGCTGCACTTCGAGCGTCACCACAACGGCGTCCCGCTGATCGATCCGGCCCGCCACAGGCTGCTGGTCCATGGCCTGGTCGAACGGCCCACGGTCTTCACCGTGGAGGACTTGCAACGCTTCCCCTCCGTCTCGCGCCTGGCCTTCATCGAATGTTCGGGAAACTCCGGGAGCGAATGGGAAGGTCAGGGAGGAGCCAGCGCGCAGGAGATCCACGGCCTGTTCAGCACCAGCGAATGGACCGGGGTGCCGCTGGCGCTCGTGCTGCGCGAGGTGGGCACCAGGCCGGAGGCGGCCTGGATGCTCGCGGAGGGGAGCGACGCGGGGGCCATGACCCGCAGCATTCCGCTGGCGGCGGCCCTAGACGAGGCGCTCCTCTGCTACGCGCAAAACGGCGAGCCGCTGCGGCCCGAGCAGGGGTATCCGCTGCGGCTGCTGATCCCCGGCTGGGAGGGGAACGCCTGCATCAAATGGCTCAGACGGCTCAAGCTCGGCGCCGAGCCGTTCATGACCAGGGACGAGACCGCCCGCTACACGGACCTCATGCCGGACGGGAAGGCCCGGCAGTTCACCCTGGTCATGGAGGCCAAGTCCCTGATCACCAGCCCGTCCGGCGGACAGAGGATCAGGCCCGGCTTCGTGGAGATCCGCGGGCTGGCCTGGAGCGGACGCGGCCGCGTCACGTCAGTCGAAGTCAGCACGGACGGGGGCCGGACCTGGCAGCCTGCCTCCCTCCTGGAGCCGGTCCTGCCGAAATGCACGACGGCCTTCCGACTCCCCTGGCGGTGGGACGGACGGGAAACGATTCTCCAGTCCCGGTGCACGGACGAGACCGGCTATGTACAGCCGACCAGACGGGCCCTGGTGGCCGTGCGCGGGGTCCATTCCGGCTACCACTACAACGGGATTCAGAGCTGGAAGGTAGGGGCGGACGGGAGGCTGTCCAATGTGCACCTCTAG
- a CDS encoding TetR/AcrR family transcriptional regulator has protein sequence MRTPQKDSPAKEKLLDAAQRLMLAKGFVATTVDEICEAAGLTKGSFFHYFESKEDLASAALDRFVAAKAAGFQQAPFVKKRDPLERVYGMVDFVMQMSKSAQPVQGCLLGNFAQELSDTHPGIRKQCAQHFAQWADAFKRDLDQAKALHAPKAAFDTQSLAEHFIAVLEGALILAKAKQDRAQVAGHVQHFKRYVKSLFEG, from the coding sequence GTGAGAACCCCGCAGAAGGACTCGCCCGCGAAAGAGAAGCTGCTCGACGCGGCCCAGCGGCTGATGCTGGCCAAGGGGTTCGTCGCCACCACCGTGGACGAGATCTGCGAGGCGGCGGGGCTGACCAAGGGCAGCTTCTTCCACTACTTCGAGAGCAAGGAAGACCTGGCCAGCGCGGCGCTGGACCGGTTCGTCGCGGCCAAAGCCGCCGGGTTCCAGCAGGCTCCGTTCGTGAAGAAGCGCGACCCCCTGGAGCGCGTCTACGGCATGGTGGACTTTGTCATGCAGATGTCGAAGTCCGCTCAGCCTGTGCAAGGCTGCTTGCTGGGAAATTTCGCCCAGGAGCTCTCGGACACGCATCCGGGCATCAGAAAACAGTGCGCCCAGCACTTCGCCCAGTGGGCCGATGCGTTCAAGCGGGACCTGGATCAAGCCAAAGCCCTGCATGCGCCGAAGGCGGCCTTTGACACTCAGAGCCTGGCTGAACACTTCATCGCGGTCCTGGAAGGGGCCCTGATCCTCGCCAAGGCCAAGCAGGACCGTGCGCAGGTCGCGGGGCACGTCCAGCACTTCAAGCGGTACGTGAAGAGCCTGTTCGAAGGGTAA
- a CDS encoding PilZ domain-containing protein: protein MERRTRRRIPVDLTVLFVTPDMEGVGLKKGSLRNLSSAGCAVESGVPVEVGADLALFIQVPRQVNTIKVDQATVRWVTDGEFGLTFRNQRPEEQERLRLWLATEQGVA from the coding sequence ATGGAGCGACGCACGCGCCGACGGATTCCCGTGGACCTGACCGTCCTGTTCGTCACGCCCGACATGGAAGGCGTCGGGCTCAAGAAAGGCAGCCTCCGCAACCTCTCGTCGGCAGGCTGTGCGGTGGAAAGCGGCGTCCCGGTGGAAGTCGGAGCCGACCTCGCCCTGTTCATTCAGGTGCCCCGGCAGGTCAACACGATCAAGGTGGATCAGGCCACCGTGCGATGGGTGACGGACGGCGAGTTCGGGCTGACGTTCCGCAACCAGCGTCCTGAGGAGCAGGAGCGCCTCCGCCTCTGGCTCGCGACGGAGCAGGGAGTCGCGTGA
- a CDS encoding carbon-nitrogen hydrolase family protein, whose translation MNRRQLQTGPACTLRIALLHLAPRPGDLAHNRRLIETAVTAAAGLGAFWILTPELCITGYTFADRIGTDWILPQPDRWMTGFCRLVARLRVTVFLSHPERDRASGKLHNSLFVIAADGTILGKHRKIHTLRVGSEAWSSPGDKAAAVPVSPFGQVGMLICADASSKELARNLKTQGAELLVSAAAWAPGLHGPNGEWERCTGDTGLPLLVCNRTGPDRTLDFTKAESVVVKDGRRLLSLSSARSVIFLVEWDPAAQNLATSEYRTVPL comes from the coding sequence GTGAACCGCCGTCAACTCCAGACCGGCCCCGCGTGCACGTTGCGCATCGCCCTGCTGCACCTCGCCCCTCGTCCCGGCGACCTGGCGCACAACCGCCGGCTCATCGAGACGGCGGTCACCGCCGCGGCGGGATTGGGAGCCTTCTGGATTCTCACGCCCGAGCTCTGCATCACCGGCTACACCTTCGCCGACCGGATCGGCACCGACTGGATCCTGCCGCAGCCGGACCGGTGGATGACGGGCTTCTGCCGGCTCGTCGCCCGGCTTCGGGTGACGGTGTTCCTGTCCCATCCCGAACGGGATCGGGCATCCGGCAAGCTCCACAACAGCCTGTTCGTGATCGCGGCCGACGGAACCATCCTCGGCAAGCACCGCAAAATCCACACGCTGCGGGTGGGCTCGGAGGCCTGGTCGAGCCCGGGGGACAAGGCGGCGGCCGTCCCCGTTTCTCCCTTCGGGCAAGTCGGGATGCTGATCTGCGCGGACGCCTCTTCGAAGGAGCTGGCGAGAAACCTGAAAACCCAGGGGGCGGAACTCCTGGTCTCGGCCGCCGCCTGGGCGCCGGGCCTTCACGGGCCGAACGGCGAATGGGAGCGCTGCACCGGCGACACCGGGCTCCCGCTCCTCGTGTGCAACCGCACCGGGCCGGACCGGACGTTGGACTTCACCAAGGCCGAGAGCGTGGTGGTGAAAGACGGGCGGCGGCTCCTGTCCTTGTCGTCGGCACGCTCCGTGATCTTCCTGGTCGAGTGGGATCCGGCGGCTCAGAACCTGGCGACGAGCGAGTACCGGACCGTCCCGTTGTAA
- a CDS encoding VOC family protein, with protein MATQVKAIPAGYHTVTPMLTVREVDKAIDFYKRALGAEERMRFPGPDGKSIMHAEIKIGNSVIMLGEEQPQRGCSGPQTLGGTPVSLYLYVEDVDRAFNRATSAGVTVAMPVADMFWGDRCGTFTDPFGHKWSLATHKEDLSQEEIQKRGAAFFAQMAKMGKQCG; from the coding sequence ATGGCGACACAGGTCAAAGCGATTCCAGCAGGCTATCACACCGTCACCCCGATGCTGACGGTTCGGGAGGTAGACAAGGCCATTGATTTTTACAAGCGTGCGCTCGGCGCGGAGGAACGGATGCGTTTTCCAGGACCGGACGGCAAGAGCATCATGCACGCGGAGATCAAGATCGGGAATTCGGTCATCATGCTGGGCGAGGAACAGCCTCAGAGGGGGTGCAGTGGCCCGCAGACGCTGGGAGGCACGCCTGTCTCGCTCTATCTCTACGTCGAGGACGTGGACAGGGCCTTCAACCGGGCCACCTCAGCCGGCGTCACGGTCGCGATGCCGGTCGCCGACATGTTCTGGGGCGACCGATGCGGGACGTTCACCGATCCGTTCGGCCACAAGTGGAGCCTGGCGACCCACAAGGAGGATCTCTCGCAAGAGGAAATCCAGAAGCGGGGCGCGGCTTTCTTCGCCCAGATGGCCAAGATGGGCAAGCAATGCGGCTGA
- a CDS encoding cytochrome c yields MPDPRPAPEYGFGRPATEAEIKAWNVEVAPNGEGLPPGRGTVKAGATVFAKKCASCHGATGKEGPMPQLVGGQGTLATDRPVRTVGSYWPYATTLYDYVARAMPYQAPGSLQPDEVYALVAWILFQNGIVTEDTVMDARTLPTVRMPNRHGFVSDPRPDVAK; encoded by the coding sequence ATGCCCGATCCTCGGCCGGCGCCAGAATACGGCTTCGGCCGGCCGGCGACGGAGGCGGAGATCAAGGCCTGGAACGTGGAGGTGGCACCGAACGGCGAGGGGCTCCCGCCCGGACGGGGAACGGTCAAGGCCGGCGCGACGGTCTTCGCCAAGAAATGCGCGTCCTGCCACGGAGCCACGGGCAAGGAAGGGCCGATGCCGCAACTGGTTGGCGGCCAGGGAACCCTCGCGACCGACCGGCCGGTCAGGACCGTGGGGAGCTACTGGCCCTACGCCACGACCCTCTACGACTACGTCGCCCGGGCCATGCCCTACCAGGCGCCCGGGTCCTTGCAGCCGGACGAAGTCTATGCGCTGGTCGCCTGGATTCTCTTCCAGAACGGGATCGTCACGGAAGATACGGTCATGGACGCGCGGACGCTGCCGACGGTCCGCATGCCGAACCGACACGGCTTTGTGTCGGACCCGAGGCCGGACGTGGCAAAATAG